GGGGGTGCCGTTCGGGGAGCGGGGGCGGCGTACGGAGGTGGCGTTGGAGGTGTTGCCGCGGTTGCTGGCGGGGGAGCCGGTGTTGTTGCCCGAAGTCGACGCGGTGGACGCGAACAGGGCCGGCCAGCCCGTTCAGCTCGCCCCCGCCGTCGCGATGCCGCCGGTGTGGGTCGGCAACGCCTCGATGGCGGCGATCCGGCGAGCCGCCCGGCTGGGGGACGGCTGGTTCCCGTCCCTGATCTCGCCGGAGGAGGTCGCCCGCGGCCGGGCCGGGCTGCACGAGCTGGCGGCCGGACACGGGCGGCCCGCGCCCGTCATCACCATCGGCGGTGCCGCGCACGTGGGCGGCGGGCCGGCCGCCCAGGCCGAGATCGCGGCCGGCATCAGCAGCGGCTACGGGCGCCCGCTGGCGGAGGTCGCCGGGATCCCGCTCACCGGGCAGCCCGCGGAGGTCGCCGAGCGGCTGGCCGAGTACCGCGCGGCCGGGGCGAGCCACGCGGTGATCGGGATCTCGGGCGGGGACTGGCGGGCGCAGGTGGAGCTGCTGGCTGAGGTCAAGGGGCTCCTGCTGCGGTAAGAGCACCGCCCGCTCGATCACCAGCGCCTGGAAGGCCCCTCCTGCTCAGCGCAGCTGGGCCGCGCTCCAGCAATCCATCGCCCCCGCCTGACCACACCCGGCCAGCCGATCCAGCACCCCCGCCAGCTCCCCCGTCCTGGGATGATCCGGATCGTTGGACTCCTGGTGCGGATCCGCCACGGTGTCGTAGTACTCCGGCCGCGGATCCCCTTCGTACTCCACGTACAACTCCCCGGCCGTCCGCACCCCCACATAACTGGGCGGCCCTGGGTTAGCAGGCGCCCGCACCTCCTCAGCATCGGGATCCGGCTCGCCGGGCGCGTTCGGATCGGGCCTGACGTGCTCGATCAACGCCACCTCCCGCCAGTCCTTCACCTGGTGCCCATGGATGAGCCGCAGCAGGCTCCGCCCGTCACGCACCTCACCCCGAACCCCCGCCATGTCGAGGAAGGTCGCGAACAGGTCCACGTTCTGCGCGATCGCCTCGACGGTGAAGTCACCGGGACGCCCCACCGTGGGCCGCTGGACCAGCAGCGGCACCCGGACATCATGATCGTAAGCAGTGCTCTTCCCCCGCAGCAGCCTGTGCTGCCCCAGGTGGAACCCGTTATCGCTGGTGAACACCACATACGTGGCCCGCCGCTCCTCGGGGCTCAGCGCCGCGAGCACCCGCTCCACCATGTCGTCCACCGACTGCACCATGCGGATCCGGTCGCGGAAATCCTTGCGCAACTCCTTGACCGCCTGCGCCCCGATCGGCTCCCGCCGTACCCAGGCGGGCTTGTCGGCGGTGTCCTCGTTGAACGCCGGCAGCTCCGCCACGTCAAGGGTGGTGCAGTCGGGCCCGCCGCAGTCACCGTGCGGGAACTCCCCCGCCGGGAACTGGTTCTTCGGCCGGTCCCGCCGTGCCGGCGGAAATCTCGGCTCCTTGTCCCCCGCCTCGGCGCCGATTCTCGAATGCGGCGAGAACGGCGAGACCTGCAGGAAGAACGGCTCCCCCGGCGCGTGCCGACGCGACCTGTCGATGAAGTCCACGGCCCGCTGCCCGAGCTCGTCCGTCAGATATTTCCCACCCGAGGGATCGAGCGGTTTCTCCTGCGCCGTCTCCTCCTTGATGTACCGGGTCAGCTGATACTTGAACTCGCTGTATCCGCCCCCGGCCGCCACGTGCCACTCGTCCCAGCCGACGGGCACGTGATAATCGGCCGACACGGGATATTCGTTGATGTACTTGCCCAGGTAACCCGTGCGATAGCCGGCCTGGTCCAGGGCCACCGCGTACGTCCGGCCCTCGTGTTTCTCGAAGGCCGCGTAACCGCCGCCGTCCGACCCCTTGTTCGTGGCCACTCCGGTGTTGTGCGGGAACTGGCCGGTGAACATGGAGGCCCTCGACGGGCAGCAGAGCGAGTTGGAGACGTAGTAGTCGCTGAACGTCGTGCCGTTCCTGGCCAGCCCGCTCACCGTGTCCATGTACGGGAGCAGGTCGGCCGACAGGTCATCGACGAGGAAGAAGATGATGTTCGGCCGCTTCGGCTTGCCGGCCGTCCCGGCCCCGGCCTGTGACGCCACCGAGGCCATGGCCAGGACGACGGCTAACGCCACCGCCACGGCCCTGCGAAAGTTCCCGGCCACGGACATGACCACCCCTTCTGACAGTGCTGCGAGATCGGAGTTGCGAGACGACGCTAATCCCCGCCCGCACGCCCCAGCAAGAACGGCACGTCACCCGAGTTGCGCCCGCCCACCGGCTCCAGCAGGATCTTCTCCTCCCGAGAAGAGGCAGCCGCGTGAACTTCACCGTTGCATACGAGCCCACCCCCGACGAAGTCGTCCGGGCGATGGAACGCGCCTTACGGCATCAACTCAGAGCCCTCTTCGTGCTCTTCCCAGCGTTCCTGGTGGTGTCCGGCATCGTCTTTCTCCTGCTCGACCTCTACAGCGTCGGCATCGGCATGCTGGTCGCGGCGGTCGTCGTCCCGTTCGTGGTGCCCTGGTCGCTGCGCCGGGCGGTGCGCAAGCAGGTGCCGCACATCTGCGTCCCCACCACGCTCCACGTGACCGACGAGGGATACGAGACACGCTCGGCGCAGCTCACCATGGAGCTGCGCTGGTCGCTGTTCTCCCGCGTCATTCCGACCCCGGAGTTCTGGCTGTTCTTCATCAACAAACAGGCCAGCGGCTTCCTCCCCAGAAGCGCCTTCACCCCGGAACAACAAGCGCAGCTCGACGCCCGCCTGTCCGCCTTGACCAAGCCCTAGAGGGCGCGCCGCAACGTCAGCGACTGGAACCGGTCCTTGTTCTCGCCGACGGGGTGGAAGTCCACGATCTCGAAGAACTCACGCGCGAACTGCCGCAACCGCTCGTCGTCACGGAAGGAGAAGAACCGGGGAGGCTCATGATGGTCCTCCTCGAACGTGCCTTCCCCCGTCAGGCCACCGCCGCCGTACACACCGAGAAAGAACAGCCCGCCGGGCCGCAGCACCGTGCGAATGGCGTCGAGCACCGCCGGGAGATCCCGGTCGGGCACATGCAGCAGGCAGTTGAACGCGTACACCGCGTCAAAGGACGCGGGCGCGAAATCGAGGCCCAGAAAATCCATGACACGGGCGTCGAGGCCCTTCTCCCGGCAACGATTCACCATGGCGGGCGAAAGATCGACGGCGACGACCTCCAGGCCGTTCTCCTGGAAATAGAGGCTGTCCTGGCCGGTGCCGGCGCCGACCTCCAGCAGCCGCCCGCCCCCGTGCTCCCGCAACCGCTCCAGGAACGCCTCCCGCTCCGCCAGCTTCCACGAGCTCTTGCCGGCGGAGTCCCGCCGCTCCACGTCCCCGTCGTAGGCCGCGCGGAGAGGGCCGATCACCTCGTCGTAACGCGTACTCATCCCGCCATCATGCCGAACCCGGCGGCCTGGCGGCGCAGCCGCGCATCGGTGATGCTGTGATGCGTGGAGTACGTGTCCCTGGTGCCGCGACCGCCGCTCGACGAGCTGATCGACGACCTCTACTACCTGGCGGGCACCCCGCCGTACCCCATGCTGATGTTGCCGCCGATGCCGTCGGCGCTGCTCGTCCTCAACCTCGGGGCGCCGTTCCGCATCCGTACCGGCGCCGAGACGAGCGGCTACGCCGACGGCTGCGTCATCACCACGCCCACCCGCGCCTTCGAGTTCGGCTACCCGCCGGGAACCCGCTCCGTCGGCGTGCACTTCAAGCCGTGGGGCCTGGCGCCGTTCGTGGGGATGCCCGCGGCCGAGCTGCGCGACCGGCCGGTGGCGGTGGAGCAGGTCTGGGGCCGCGCCGCCGCCGCCACGCTGCGCGACCGCCTGGCCATGGCGTCCGGACCGCACGAGATGCTCACGCTGCTGGAGGCCGAGCTGACCCGCCGGCTCAGCGAGACCGCCGGCCTGGCGCTGGTCCGCCACACGAGCGGCGTGATCGCCGCGGCCAGGGGCACGGTGCCGATCCGCGACCTGAGCATGGCGGCCGGCGTCAGCACCACCCACCTGGCCCAACGCTTCAGGGAGCTGATCG
The nucleotide sequence above comes from Nonomuraea gerenzanensis. Encoded proteins:
- a CDS encoding sulfatase family protein, giving the protein MSVAGNFRRAVAVALAVVLAMASVASQAGAGTAGKPKRPNIIFFLVDDLSADLLPYMDTVSGLARNGTTFSDYYVSNSLCCPSRASMFTGQFPHNTGVATNKGSDGGGYAAFEKHEGRTYAVALDQAGYRTGYLGKYINEYPVSADYHVPVGWDEWHVAAGGGYSEFKYQLTRYIKEETAQEKPLDPSGGKYLTDELGQRAVDFIDRSRRHAPGEPFFLQVSPFSPHSRIGAEAGDKEPRFPPARRDRPKNQFPAGEFPHGDCGGPDCTTLDVAELPAFNEDTADKPAWVRREPIGAQAVKELRKDFRDRIRMVQSVDDMVERVLAALSPEERRATYVVFTSDNGFHLGQHRLLRGKSTAYDHDVRVPLLVQRPTVGRPGDFTVEAIAQNVDLFATFLDMAGVRGEVRDGRSLLRLIHGHQVKDWREVALIEHVRPDPNAPGEPDPDAEEVRAPANPGPPSYVGVRTAGELYVEYEGDPRPEYYDTVADPHQESNDPDHPRTGELAGVLDRLAGCGQAGAMDCWSAAQLR
- a CDS encoding LLM class flavin-dependent oxidoreductase, which codes for MDSFEIGVILPGVAVQRRDGLTLAEAARHAEQAGLDGVWHGDHLAVGGPVLDAPIALATAAAVTSRIRVGTSVFIPALRALVWAAKQVATLQYVSGERLVLGVGSGGGAAQWAAAGVPFGERGRRTEVALEVLPRLLAGEPVLLPEVDAVDANRAGQPVQLAPAVAMPPVWVGNASMAAIRRAARLGDGWFPSLISPEEVARGRAGLHELAAGHGRPAPVITIGGAAHVGGGPAAQAEIAAGISSGYGRPLAEVAGIPLTGQPAEVAERLAEYRAAGASHAVIGISGGDWRAQVELLAEVKGLLLR
- a CDS encoding YcxB family protein; the encoded protein is MNFTVAYEPTPDEVVRAMERALRHQLRALFVLFPAFLVVSGIVFLLLDLYSVGIGMLVAAVVVPFVVPWSLRRAVRKQVPHICVPTTLHVTDEGYETRSAQLTMELRWSLFSRVIPTPEFWLFFINKQASGFLPRSAFTPEQQAQLDARLSALTKP
- a CDS encoding class I SAM-dependent methyltransferase — encoded protein: MSTRYDEVIGPLRAAYDGDVERRDSAGKSSWKLAEREAFLERLREHGGGRLLEVGAGTGQDSLYFQENGLEVVAVDLSPAMVNRCREKGLDARVMDFLGLDFAPASFDAVYAFNCLLHVPDRDLPAVLDAIRTVLRPGGLFFLGVYGGGGLTGEGTFEEDHHEPPRFFSFRDDERLRQFAREFFEIVDFHPVGENKDRFQSLTLRRAL
- a CDS encoding AraC family transcriptional regulator; this translates as MEYVSLVPRPPLDELIDDLYYLAGTPPYPMLMLPPMPSALLVLNLGAPFRIRTGAETSGYADGCVITTPTRAFEFGYPPGTRSVGVHFKPWGLAPFVGMPAAELRDRPVAVEQVWGRAAAATLRDRLAMASGPHEMLTLLEAELTRRLSETAGLALVRHTSGVIAAARGTVPIRDLSMAAGVSTTHLAQRFRELIGVTPKRLARTYRFAITVLSIDPAGPVDWTELATRAGYFDQAHFGHEFRTFTGLTPTRYIDVRRRFLREHPGHVLDGWPLPAD